The Pochonia chlamydosporia 170 chromosome 3, whole genome shotgun sequence genome contains the following window.
TATTTGACGGCGAATAATCATGATGATTGGAATGCGTTGGCGGGGTGGTTGAATGAGGGGAAGGTGACGGCTGTTATTGAGAAGACGTTTGAGTTTGGGGATGCGTTGAAGGCGTTTGAGCATTTGCAGGGGGGTTCTACTGGGGGGAAGGTTGTGATTCATGTTTCGAAAAAGGAGTGATGGATGATGTGACGTGCTGGGGTTGGTGGTAATTGAGTATGCGGAATGGCGATCTTTATGAGTTCATTGGAACTTGTCTTGTGGATCTTTGTCTGGTTCTTAATGCGATTATTCATATGGTGAACTCATACATGGAAGTATTCGCAGTTTGATAGTCGATGAAAGTATGTTGGTGGCAACAATGTTGAATCAACAGTTTCGAAACACAATAACCGCAGAGTTGGCAACTAAAATAAATCGCAGATTCCTTTAAGCCACTTTAATTCGTACCATCATGCTTTATTTATACCGTGAGAGCGATTTCGTCGTCTACAGATGACATCAGGGCTTCCGTGGGGGATGACAGCAACTCAGAGCTTAGTGTGTCCAGCAAGTTTACAAATTGTGGCAGGGAAACCAGACAATTTGTAGCAGCATGGTCTTGATATTGCACTTGACATCGCACTTATATGTTCATTACAAATGTCCTTAAAGAACCTAATTCGCAGCAATCGCCCTCATGAAAGCCCGGCTCTCATTCCCCTCATTCACCTTCGCCAACGGCGTCAAGTAATGCTCGCCATCAGGACTCACGCCCTGCACATGCCGAATGTATGCCTGCGCGACGGACAGCCACTTGGCCTTTTCCTGACGACTAGCACCAGCGCCTTCCCATACCCAAATACCTTTACCTGCATCATCTAGCAAGAAGACGTCGTTGCCGTCGAGATCAGCCTGTGAAATACGACCACCAtccttgacaaggtcaaaTGCCAACTGGCCAGAGGCGTCGCTTAGACGGAACAACTTCCTCGACTGATCTGGCGTGCTTCTCCTCGCGGATGTGCTAATTGGACGACGTTGCTTGAAGCCCTCTCGTGGAGTGTCATCTCCTCCACCCAGCAAATCTGTAATACGGCGCGAGCGAGACTCACTCTGAGCAATAACCTCGACGTCAACATGTTTCGCGAGAGTCATATCATGCACAACCTGCGCagccttcgccttctccatgGGACTACAGTTCTTTCCCTGCCACACCCAAATCTTATCACCCGTATCCAGCACAAAaacatccccatcatccagACTCTCCACCCTGGCCTCAACCTCATGCACAACCACCCCATTCCCAGAGGGGCTCTTAAACACACGCAGCAACGTCCGAATAGCCTCCTtagcctcctcctccacatgCCTGAACCCAGAACGCACGCCCCCCGAGCGAATAGACATCCTCGGAAACAGCGCTAGGAACTCGTCCGACGGAGCGCTCTGAATCTCGCGGTGCTGCGTCGCCGCCCCGTGCAGAaactcatccagctcaaCCGTCTTGTAGGCAGCGACGCCCGCCTCATCCTGCGTGGTGTGACTGCCCAGCCAGAAGAAGATGTCGTGGCCTAGTTTATCCTCCTTGCCGACCTTGTAGGAGTGCAGGACGATGAAGCTGTCGCCATCGTAGAACTGGCCGTAGTTGTTCTCGGGCCAGGGGATGACTTGGAATTCTTCGATGCGCCAGATGCGCAGGCCGGGGTTTTGGCCGACGCGGCCGTCGTTCCAGGCGGGCTCGGTGGTTGCGGAGGCGTATTTTATGCGGTGGTCGATGGAGGTGTTGATGAGCTCGACGTTGCTGTCTTTGATGTCGTATTCTTTGGGGTGGACGAGGCCTTGGTGGGGGGGCATGTTGAGCGATATGAGGAGGGTGGATTGGGActgggatggtgttgatgagttggatAGGATTTGGTTGGGTTGGATTGGAATTGGCTTGAATGTTTGATGTtgtctggtgatggtgagcTTCGTAAGTCGTGACACGGACTTGGCTACGTCACTTTGCTGAGGGTCGAGGTGCCATCGTGGCGCAGGGGCAGTTGAGAGGCAGGCACAgaggggtcaactggttcagCGGGGCAGACGAGGGGCTGATCAATGGGTGCTGGAGGGTCCAGATTgatgttcaaatgttcaatgtctggttccaaTCAGTcaagatgtccatgtccatgtccagtctggtctgctggaTCAGTCATGctgctggacatggagacatggatggtcAATCCTGGGTGGTGGAGGCCGGGGGCAACACTGGAGTCAAGAAGGATCCAACACCTCAACGCATGTCACCAAGCATGTTGGGAGGAATGTCGGGTTGTTAGAATTAATTCATCTTCAGTTGTAATATGGTCGGCAACTCCAATTGTGTGCATATCAAGAGGTTCTTGTCACTTTTTGTTGTGAATCGTCTCATCATCGATGGACAATTGTGAAGCTGCATGTGTGTTAAGTCCAGTATACATGTGTATATAGTTGAGTAAACTTAGCAGGTCAAGTTTCAAACCTGCACAtcaagatgatggcaatAATTCGCAACTCAAGTCGAGATATCATGTTTAATATTCTCACGCCAGTTGGACATATTACTCTTTCTGCGCTCCTCGACCGTATACAACTGCTAGCCTCACTTTGACACCAACTTGTACGTGCTATTCAACTATGGACAAACGTCCAAGAATTAAACACCACTTCACACCAGTATCTTTTCACCGTATCCCATATTTACTCATCCAACTACGTAGATAGGTACATGTATACAACCACTCTATCAAACTCAAGCCAAACAATcctcacttacaccaccaacatccacaacaccagcatctaCATCCCAATCCTCATCCACCGCATCAAACATCACCCAGCCTCACACGCATCCCCCTCAAAAGCACCAATCCCCCTCTCAAACTGCCCATCAATCAACCCAACCAATTGCTCCCCCACCGGCGCCAACTCCAGCGGCAACTTCTCAATCACCGCGCCGCTAAACTCCCCCGTCGCACTCTTCAGGTCCTTCACCATCGAGACCACAATCTCCGTCACGCCGACCTTGTCAAACGCCGTTTTTGTCGCAATCAGCGTCGTGATGGTGCTCCTCGTGTCGGCCGCGAGCTGTGCCGTCGCCGACGCAAGCTGCAGGGCGTCCTTGAATGCCACTGGCGGTGAAGCGCGTGCTTCGGTTGCGCCTGCGTTGATGTCATTTTTGAGGGCCGTCGAGTTTCCTAGCACGTTGGTGAGGCTGGTGTCGTCGCCGGTGAAGGTGGCGAGGGATTGGTTCAGGGCGCGGATGTCGGTGGTGATTTTGGCGAGGGTTGATGGGATGGTGGCTAGGGTTGggatggcgaggagggaGGGAATGAGGATTTTGTACGGTAGCATCTTTTTGTCCTTTGTCTTTCGTTTTCTTTGTTTATGTCGTGTTAGTTGCGGTGAGATATATCCTCAATTCTTGTCTACTAGTTGCTGCTGAGGAGCGTTGTCTGATGTGCTATTAGGTATGTAAGTGATTTATACCATCCGACTTCCAAACATAGTTTCAATCAAGTATTCTTCACGGTTCTTTATTAAACTCGCCAATAGAAATGCGCTTTGCATCTGCCGTAGACGTGCTGTCTGTGCCCGTGAGCCAGACAGCTGAGAATCTTGTGAGAACCCGTGCTGGGAATCACTTGCCTATTTCGGACGCATGTCTAGGTGTGGTTGTAACCCTCCAGGAATCCGGTGTGCGCTGCCTCGGCTGCCCTGTGATACTCGTGAGCCTCATTAGTGTACCGTACATGGTCTGACTAAGAGTTTGCTCTTTGCACTTTTGGGCGCATTTACATGAATTAGCAGGCATTGGCTTGGCAATGTGTGAACTGGGGCATTATGTATCGTTGGAGTTTCTCCCCGCAAAATGAAGAATGGCCAGTTTGGGTTTCGCCTTTTGGCTCGTAGACCTGGATAGTTATTAGTATTGTGTTGAGACGGGTGTAAATAGGTCAAATCGATTATACGAATGCTCATGGTTCTGATAGTTTAGTAGGTCGAGTTTAGTCATCCTCCACGAGACAGTACGGGCAATTGACACAAGTAGCCGCAAGCTGCCAAATGTTCAATGAATtgtttgacgatgattgTCTATGGCGAAGAGGGCCCCAATTCAATGCCCGATTTCCTACGCGTACATTGTCCTAACAGCCTGACGATTCATCAACCTGCCGCCAACAACCGGGTCGCATGTCCTCTACACTACTGGCCTCATCACCGCAAGTTGTTCGTCACACTGCCCACCATGACGGCAATCTCCCTATCCCAAGAAGCCTCCGCAGCCTTCTCCTTATTGCGTCCTGTTGCAAACGCCCCCGGTGGCTGCGATCCCTTAAGCACAGCCTGTCGAATAGCATCCGCCACGTTCGTCTTGTTGGACTTGAGCGTTCGCGCAACAACTCCACCCCTGTTGACAATATCCTGGACCCGAGCAGCGAGACTCCCTGCCATGGTGCGCCAGAAGTATGATGCCAACGACCCTGTTTCCAAATGCGTCAGGAGCGGTTGAATCAGATTCGGGTGCTTGTGGGTTGATGGCGCAGGGAGAAGTGGGTGAGCGGGCGGCTTGTTAGCGTGCAGAATGATTTCGAGGGCGATAATATTCTGGCATTTCGAAGTGACTTCTGCCAAGGCACGGTCCAGAGACGGAAGCTGCCCGAGTGAACGAGACAAGGACGTGATGCTTGTCTGTAGACAGGATCGGATGTATGTATCAAGTGCAGTCAGGAGAAGTCGTGGTGCCCAACGGTCAGGCTTCACCCCATACGTAGGCGAAAGGAGATACAGGGCTGTCATGGCGGATTCGAGCTTCGCCTTTGCCTCTTCGCCCTGCGAGAAGGTCGTGTTGGCGGGGATAGCAAACTCTCGCACGAATCGCTCGGCTGTTTCACGGACTGATCGCTCAATGGGTGCAATGACGGTGTCTTGTAGGGTGCGAATGGCCTCTACTTTTCCGAGTCCGTAGCCttcctcaccaacaccctTGGCGTCAATAACCTCACGAAGAGACAGGACAGTGTATGAGCACCGAACAAGTGCCCGGTGGTCTTCGTTGGCACCAGGACCGCCAATCTCAGATTGCTGCACCTCCAATTGCCTACCTAATTGGAGACACCGACCGACGGATCTGCCAAGACGAAGTGTCTCCCATAGCCGCAGTGCGACCTGTCGGACTTCGTCGGCCTCGGCATGCTTGTCAAtgacctccttctccaactgTTTGTAGCTGTCGTTGAGGCTCTTGATCTGGGTGTCGAGCTCGGTAACGATCCGGTTGCTCGCTTGGTTTTGCTCCCGCGTATATTCGAGCAAGGGGACAGCTGAGCGACTCGTTAGCAGATCGATGTGCGAGTCGACTTCTTGTGCGTCAAAGAGCACTCGGGATAGCGGGGTGGAGAGGTCGAGCGGCGTGTCGTTGGGATTGTTTGTCGAGACGACGAGGGTGTTGGCGAACTGGGCGGGGGAGAAGTCGGGGGATAGAAAGGCTTCGTAGTCAATGTACGAAGGCTCGTCTGGTTGAGGGGCACCTGCTTCGGTAGCCATTGTAGTGGTGGGAGGTCTGCTTGATAAGAGGTCGCAATTATGTGTGGTGTTGTAGCTTCAGTCTTTTGagaaaacattgaagatcCAcagttggtgatgaagctggaggGGTTCCAATGTTGGGGCCAACCGGCAGCACATGTTGGGCGGTTGTCGCAATTAGCAATAATTTACTTTGGAGTCGTACGTCAAAACTATAAGGTGAACAGTCACATTTTAGCTGTCGAAAAAATAAGATAAAATTAAAATGTGACCTTTAGTTCCTGTCAACGGCCGTGGCATGGACGCGGTGCACAccttgctgttggttgacagctcaacaccatcacgaCTCAGCATTACACAAGAACAGTCCAAGCACTCGACTCCACCGGAAGCAAAGAACCAGACtaacatggacttgacattttgtcGGCGCTGCCGGTGCCGATGCCGTGCGggacaccaacaacacaatcACCATTGATCAATGCCAGTCTTCAGCCATCCGCCATCCGCACATCCTTGTATCACCTCCAGCCTTCAACGttcttctccgtctccaaCTTGCCCGTTCTGGCCAAACACGGCGCTCGACGGAGGGAAAACGCTACTTAATTGCCGCAACCCAACCCACTTAAAAAATAAGTCCTGTTGTCCGTGGGCCATTGCTTGTGTCCCGGAACATGGGGGAGCGTCATCGGCCTGTGTGAGACATGGGAGATTAACACTGTGTTTGCGTATCCCTTGTGCAGAAATAGAGTCTGAATCTGCGGTTTGTTGTCCTGCCATCTCCACTCCTCGCACTGTGTCTGTCGCGGCTAGTTCGGCCGCCAACCTTCGCCGTACGTTCCGTAGCCAAACACCATGTTCTGAAAATTCACTTCCGCATCTTCCCTGACATGCCGCTGGATCTCTTGTAATATTTTCTTCTCTGACCTCTGTCGCCTTGGCG
Protein-coding sequences here:
- a CDS encoding actin-binding protein Fragmin (similar to Aspergillus niger CBS 513.88 XP_001397409.1); amino-acid sequence: MPPHQGLVHPKEYDIKDSNVELINTSIDHRIKYASATTEPAWNDGRVGQNPGLRIWRIEEFQVIPWPENNYGQFYDGDSFIVLHSYKVGKEDKLGHDIFFWLGSHTTQDEAGVAAYKTVELDEFLHGAATQHREIQSAPSDEFLALFPRMSIRSGGVRSGFRHVEEEAKEAIRTLLRVFKSPSGNGVVVHEVEARVESLDDGDVFVLDTGDKIWVWQGKNCSPMEKAKAAQVVHDMTLAKHVDVEVIAQSESRSRRITDLLGGGDDTPREGFKQRRPISTSARRSTPDQSRKLFRLSDASGQLAFDLVKDGGRISQADLDGNDVFLLDDAGKGIWVWEGAGASRQEKAKWLSVAQAYIRHVQGVSPDGEHYLTPLAKVNEGNESRAFMRAIAAN
- a CDS encoding hydrophobic surface binding protein A domain-containing protein, translating into MLPYKILIPSLLAIPTLATIPSTLAKITTDIRALNQSLATFTGDDTSLTNVLGNSTALKNDINAGATEARASPPVAFKDALQLASATAQLAADTRSTITTLIATKTAFDKVGVTEIVVSMVKDLKSATGEFSGAVIEKLPLELAPVGEQLVGLIDGQFERGIGAFEGDACEAG
- a CDS encoding conserved oligomeric golgi complex subunit 5 (similar to Verticillium alfalfae VaMs.102 XP_003002024.1); this encodes MATEAGAPQPDEPSYIDYEAFLSPDFSPAQFANTLVVSTNNPNDTPLDLSTPLSRVLFDAQEVDSHIDLLTSRSAVPLLEYTREQNQASNRIVTELDTQIKSLNDSYKQLEKEVIDKHAEADEVRQVALRLWETLRLGRSVGRCLQLGRQLEVQQSEIGGPGANEDHRALVRCSYTVLSLREVIDAKGVGEEGYGLGKVEAIRTLQDTVIAPIERSVRETAERFVREFAIPANTTFSQGEEAKAKLESAMTALYLLSPTYGVKPDRWAPRLLLTALDTYIRSCLQTSITSLSRSLGQLPSLDRALAEVTSKCQNIIALEIILHANKPPAHPLLPAPSTHKHPNLIQPLLTHLETGSLASYFWRTMAGSLAARVQDIVNRGGVVARTLKSNKTNVADAIRQAVLKGSQPPGAFATGRNKEKAAEASWDREIAVMVGSVTNNLR